The Saccharopolyspora gloriosae genome window below encodes:
- a CDS encoding serine/threonine-protein kinase, giving the protein MTAPCDRPGCGGTVVATGFCDRCGRRPSPAAPPTRAERAERAERAERAVAPSSASGPRESDGGAWVSGDLLSLPVFELPDPSSLVLANAEVPEASRVCAECGHPVARTYEGQPPLLDGVCGQCGARYSYSLKLVAGDLLADRYEVVGPLQRGGLGWVYLAKARNLDDTYVVLKGLINSRDRRARELVANERTALTRLDHPNIVRIYDFVQHPDPVSGEPVDYLVMEHVGGPSLAQLKNDPAARARHGELRVEHVIAYGLEILAALEHLHAAGLLYCDMKPGNVIRSTNRLKVIDLGAVRGIDDQEGLVVGTRGYQVSDEERELHGLTIRSDLHTVGRTLETLFHVTEESWSPGTRRQAAGAGRNGSSETAAGEAEPGPVEEPDSGDACGVASFRRVLARATGPFEQRFTTAADMGEQLRGVLREILALRGMSLRPSPSRLFEDPLALLDNGLGSIPPLRRWTGARTLAQLAVELDDGRPSPAGAAAALPAPLVRADDPEAGYLAALVTTDARELLAALDASERESPEIHLRACRALIRLGEPDAAESRLAAAEQADQHAPDWRPAHFRGLLALAREDVPAARREFTAVRDALPGELVPKLALAFCAEHEGDATEARAAYEAAWPQDRRTATAAFGLARLALADGARDRAVEALDDVPPECRHAQESRVAAFRVRAGRLRGGEPPGVDDLADAVRRLDALALDGGEPDGAGRARLTASLREVALARAGREPVRLPAGAVLGANPDVRSLRALLENSIRRLAGQAGRADAHAALVDLANGVRPRTWW; this is encoded by the coding sequence ATGACCGCCCCCTGCGACCGGCCGGGATGCGGCGGAACCGTGGTGGCGACCGGGTTCTGCGATCGCTGCGGTCGCCGCCCTTCGCCCGCCGCCCCGCCGACCCGGGCGGAACGAGCGGAACGAGCGGAACGAGCGGAACGAGCGGTCGCGCCGAGCTCCGCGAGCGGGCCGCGCGAGAGCGACGGCGGCGCGTGGGTCAGCGGTGATCTGCTGTCGCTGCCGGTGTTCGAGCTGCCGGACCCGTCGAGCCTGGTGCTGGCGAACGCGGAAGTGCCGGAGGCGAGCCGGGTCTGCGCCGAGTGCGGCCATCCCGTCGCGCGGACCTACGAGGGACAGCCGCCGCTGCTGGACGGAGTCTGCGGGCAGTGCGGTGCGCGGTACTCGTACTCGCTGAAGCTCGTGGCGGGGGATCTGCTCGCCGACCGCTACGAAGTGGTCGGGCCGTTGCAGCGCGGCGGGCTCGGCTGGGTCTACCTCGCCAAGGCGCGCAACCTGGACGACACCTACGTGGTCCTCAAAGGACTGATCAACAGCCGGGACCGGCGGGCCCGCGAGCTGGTGGCCAACGAGCGCACCGCGCTGACCAGGCTGGACCACCCGAACATCGTGCGCATCTACGACTTCGTGCAGCATCCCGACCCGGTCTCCGGCGAGCCCGTCGACTACCTGGTGATGGAGCACGTCGGCGGCCCGTCGCTCGCGCAGCTCAAGAACGATCCGGCGGCGCGGGCCCGGCACGGCGAGCTGCGGGTGGAGCACGTCATCGCCTACGGGCTGGAGATCCTGGCGGCGCTGGAGCACCTGCACGCCGCGGGGTTGCTGTACTGCGACATGAAACCGGGCAACGTCATCCGCAGCACCAACCGGCTGAAGGTGATCGACCTGGGCGCGGTGCGCGGGATCGACGACCAGGAGGGTCTCGTCGTCGGCACCCGCGGCTACCAGGTGTCCGACGAGGAACGCGAGCTGCACGGGTTGACGATCCGCTCCGACCTGCACACGGTCGGGCGGACCTTGGAGACCTTGTTCCACGTGACGGAGGAGTCCTGGTCGCCGGGCACGCGGCGGCAGGCGGCCGGTGCCGGTCGGAACGGGAGCTCGGAGACCGCAGCGGGTGAGGCCGAGCCGGGCCCGGTCGAGGAGCCGGATTCCGGCGACGCCTGCGGGGTGGCGTCCTTCCGCCGCGTGCTCGCCCGCGCCACCGGGCCGTTCGAACAGCGGTTCACCACGGCCGCGGACATGGGCGAGCAGCTGCGCGGCGTGCTGCGGGAGATCCTCGCGCTGCGCGGGATGTCGTTGCGCCCCAGCCCGTCCCGGCTGTTCGAGGACCCGCTCGCGCTGCTCGACAACGGGCTCGGCTCGATCCCGCCGCTGCGGCGGTGGACCGGTGCGCGCACGCTCGCCCAGCTGGCGGTGGAACTCGACGACGGCAGGCCCTCGCCCGCCGGAGCCGCCGCCGCGCTGCCCGCGCCGCTGGTGCGCGCCGACGACCCGGAGGCCGGCTACCTCGCCGCGCTGGTCACCACCGATGCTCGCGAACTGCTCGCCGCACTCGACGCGTCCGAGCGCGAGTCCCCCGAGATCCACCTGCGAGCCTGCCGCGCGCTGATCCGGCTCGGCGAGCCCGACGCGGCGGAATCCCGCCTGGCGGCGGCCGAGCAGGCCGATCAGCACGCGCCGGACTGGCGGCCCGCGCACTTCCGCGGCCTGCTGGCGCTCGCCAGGGAAGACGTGCCCGCGGCCCGGCGGGAGTTCACCGCGGTGCGCGACGCACTGCCGGGCGAGCTGGTTCCCAAGCTGGCGCTGGCGTTCTGCGCCGAGCACGAGGGCGACGCGACCGAGGCGCGGGCCGCGTACGAGGCCGCGTGGCCGCAGGACCGCCGGACCGCGACCGCCGCGTTCGGCCTCGCCCGGCTGGCGCTCGCCGACGGCGCGCGCGACCGCGCGGTGGAGGCGTTGGACGACGTGCCGCCGGAATGCCGCCACGCGCAGGAGTCCCGGGTGGCCGCGTTCCGGGTGCGGGCCGGTCGCCTCCGCGGCGGGGAGCCGCCCGGCGTCGACGACCTCGCCGACGCGGTGCGCCGGTTGGACGCGCTGGCGCTGGACGGCGGTGAGCCGGACGGCGCGGGCCGGGCCCGGCTGACCGCGTCGCTGCGGGAGGTCGCGCTCGCCCGAGCCGGTCGGGAACCGGTGCGGCTGCCCGCCGGTGCCGTGCTCGGCGCGAACCCGGACGTCCGCTCGTTGCGCGCGCTGCTGGAGAACTCGATCCGCAGGCTCGCCGGGCAGGCCGGGCGAGCGGACGCGCACGCGGCGCTGGTCGACCTGGCCAACGGCGTGCGGCCGAGGACGTGGTGGTGA
- a CDS encoding C40 family peptidase, translating to MRSASSSKLKRSMGGALAATVVATAVGVSAPPAVAQPPGNASDAQKQLKELGRQAEELTETYKKAQDDHAKRRGELDQANADSDQAGRVAGQARADEQRFRSGVDRLVHASYQGARLNKLSALLVSESPDDFLDRSSALDVLAKDNNDAVKALAGATHRAEGAERQAQDARGRAETAAAEAARIEGEIAGKKDAMDAQVAKVKEQYDSLSEQEQESMSGGSSVGSLLGSGTAIEAVNAALSKQGSPYVFGAKGPQQFDCSGLVAWSFRQAGVSLPSSTQSQISEGKKVSQSEMKPGDVIFFYSSGSHNGIYIGNGKIVHAPTEGQDVTVEEVEYMGQVNSVRRFAG from the coding sequence GTGCGTTCAGCGTCGTCGTCCAAGTTGAAGCGTTCGATGGGCGGAGCCCTCGCGGCCACGGTGGTCGCCACCGCCGTCGGCGTGTCCGCTCCACCGGCCGTCGCGCAGCCGCCGGGCAACGCGTCGGACGCCCAGAAGCAACTCAAGGAGCTGGGGCGCCAGGCCGAGGAACTCACGGAGACGTACAAGAAGGCGCAGGACGACCACGCCAAGCGGCGGGGCGAGCTGGACCAGGCGAACGCCGACAGCGACCAGGCCGGCCGGGTCGCCGGCCAGGCCCGTGCCGATGAGCAGCGGTTCCGCAGCGGGGTCGACCGGCTGGTGCACGCGTCCTACCAGGGCGCTCGGCTGAACAAGCTCTCCGCGCTGCTGGTCAGCGAGTCGCCGGACGACTTCCTGGACCGGTCCTCGGCGCTGGACGTGCTGGCCAAGGACAACAACGACGCCGTCAAGGCGCTGGCCGGGGCGACCCACCGCGCGGAAGGCGCCGAACGCCAGGCCCAGGACGCGCGCGGGCGCGCGGAGACCGCGGCGGCGGAGGCCGCTCGCATCGAAGGGGAGATCGCGGGCAAGAAGGACGCGATGGACGCCCAGGTCGCGAAGGTCAAGGAGCAGTACGACAGCCTGAGCGAGCAGGAGCAGGAATCGATGTCCGGCGGCAGCTCGGTCGGCTCGCTGCTCGGTTCCGGCACCGCGATCGAGGCCGTCAACGCCGCGCTGAGCAAGCAGGGCTCCCCGTACGTGTTCGGGGCCAAGGGGCCGCAGCAGTTCGACTGCTCCGGACTCGTCGCGTGGTCCTTCCGCCAGGCCGGGGTGTCGCTGCCGAGCTCGACGCAGTCGCAGATCTCGGAGGGCAAGAAGGTCTCCCAGAGCGAGATGAAGCCCGGCGACGTGATCTTCTTCTACAGCTCGGGCAGCCACAACGGCATCTACATCGGCAACGGCAAGATCGTGCACGCCCCGACCGAGGGCCAGGACGTCACCGTCGAAGAGGTCGAGTACATGGGCCAGGTCAACAGCGTCCGCCGCTTCGCAGGCTGA
- a CDS encoding PH domain-containing protein: MALFGGMMGNASSIDPRAAAKEFGRLLAQGEVVHAAYQLIRDSFIFTDRRLILVDKQGMTGRKIEYHSIPYRSITHFSVETAGTFDLDAELKIWLSGAVEPIVKQFGKGVDVYEVQALMSTYAAG; encoded by the coding sequence ATGGCCTTATTCGGCGGCATGATGGGCAACGCGTCGAGCATCGATCCGCGTGCGGCGGCCAAGGAGTTCGGGCGCCTGCTGGCGCAGGGGGAAGTCGTCCACGCCGCGTACCAGTTGATCCGGGACTCGTTCATCTTCACCGACCGGCGCCTGATCCTCGTCGACAAGCAGGGGATGACCGGTCGCAAGATCGAGTACCACTCGATCCCGTACCGCAGCATCACCCACTTCTCCGTCGAGACCGCGGGAACCTTCGACCTCGACGCGGAGCTGAAGATCTGGCTCTCCGGCGCTGTCGAGCCGATCGTGAAGCAGTTCGGCAAGGGCGTCGACGTCTACGAGGTGCAGGCCCTCATGAGCACCTACGCCGCGGGCTGA
- a CDS encoding MerR family transcriptional regulator — translation MEQDEALRQALRLAVDPPGGVSIEALRELARDDDATEWDIATTAKHLGVNPHTLRYYERIGLVHVARDAAGHRRYDAPAVRRLVFLTRMRTSGMPISDLRHYIGLVDADQDTVSERMDMLLEHRDTVRAQIAQLQLALATTEYKIATYQEVHQL, via the coding sequence ATGGAACAAGACGAGGCACTGCGTCAGGCCCTGCGCCTGGCGGTGGATCCGCCCGGTGGGGTCTCGATCGAGGCTCTGCGTGAGCTCGCGCGGGATGACGACGCGACCGAGTGGGACATCGCCACAACGGCCAAGCACCTCGGGGTGAATCCCCACACACTGCGGTACTACGAACGCATCGGCCTGGTTCACGTCGCCCGTGATGCAGCCGGTCACCGCCGCTACGACGCGCCCGCGGTGCGCAGGCTGGTGTTCCTGACCCGGATGCGCACCTCGGGCATGCCGATCAGCGACCTGCGCCACTACATCGGCCTCGTCGACGCCGACCAGGACACCGTGTCCGAGCGCATGGACATGTTGCTGGAGCACCGCGACACCGTGCGGGCCCAGATCGCCCAACTGCAGCTCGCCCTCGCCACCACCGAGTACAAGATCGCTACCTACCAGGAAGTGCACCAGCTATGA
- a CDS encoding carboxymuconolactone decarboxylase family protein, whose protein sequence is MTNPASQHDINSPGNLARRRHGQSVLSEIDGQQGEAVIDSLADINPALAHHVAAFAFGDIYDRPGLDARSRQLVTLGVLTALGGCQPQLRVHLGAALNVGISREEITEALLHAAVYCGFPRALNATFTAREVFTERDDPPAS, encoded by the coding sequence ATGACGAATCCCGCCTCGCAGCACGACATCAACAGTCCCGGCAACCTCGCCCGCCGCCGTCACGGGCAATCGGTCCTATCCGAGATCGACGGGCAGCAGGGCGAGGCCGTCATCGACTCGCTCGCCGACATCAACCCTGCCCTCGCACACCACGTCGCCGCGTTCGCCTTCGGAGACATCTATGACCGGCCCGGCCTCGACGCCCGCAGCCGCCAGCTGGTCACCCTCGGCGTCCTGACCGCGCTGGGGGGATGCCAACCGCAGCTCAGGGTCCACCTCGGCGCCGCCCTCAACGTGGGCATCAGCCGCGAGGAGATCACCGAAGCGCTCCTGCACGCCGCCGTGTACTGCGGCTTCCCCCGAGCCCTGAACGCGACCTTCACCGCCCGCGAGGTCTTCACCGAGCGGGACGACCCGCCCGCGAGCTGA
- a CDS encoding alpha/beta fold hydrolase, with the protein MNSVQHRTALVDGHEIFYREAGPADAPAIVLLHGYPTSSFMFRELIPLLARDHHVIAPDHLGFGRSATPAPEEFDYTFDALARITSGLLDRLGLERYALYVQDYGAPIGWRLALEHPERITALVTQNGNGYEDGFVESFWNDVWAYAANPGPGTEPPVRAALGIDAVRWQYLHGVPDPSVVSPDTWEHDVALLSREGNDEIQLALFRDYPNNRPLYPLLHEFLRTSGVPVLAVWGRNDEIFGPDGARAFARDAADAEVHLIDGGHFLLESHLDVVAGYLRGFLGRVLGRGHGTERISSRAGRPAR; encoded by the coding sequence ATGAACTCGGTGCAACACCGGACCGCCCTCGTCGACGGCCACGAGATCTTCTACCGCGAAGCCGGCCCGGCCGACGCTCCCGCGATCGTCCTGCTGCACGGCTACCCGACGAGCTCGTTCATGTTCCGCGAGCTCATCCCGCTGTTGGCTCGGGACCACCACGTCATCGCCCCGGACCACCTCGGCTTCGGCCGCTCCGCCACCCCCGCGCCCGAGGAGTTCGACTACACCTTCGACGCGCTCGCCCGGATCACCTCCGGGCTGCTCGACCGGCTGGGGCTGGAGCGATACGCCCTCTACGTCCAGGACTACGGCGCACCCATCGGGTGGCGGCTCGCGCTGGAGCACCCCGAGCGGATCACCGCGCTGGTCACCCAGAACGGCAACGGCTACGAGGACGGGTTCGTCGAGTCGTTCTGGAACGACGTCTGGGCGTACGCGGCGAACCCCGGCCCCGGCACGGAACCGCCGGTGCGCGCGGCGCTGGGCATCGACGCCGTCCGCTGGCAGTACCTGCACGGCGTGCCCGACCCGAGCGTGGTCAGTCCCGACACCTGGGAGCACGACGTCGCCCTCCTCTCCCGCGAGGGCAACGACGAGATCCAGCTGGCGCTGTTCCGCGACTACCCGAACAACCGGCCGCTCTACCCGCTGCTGCACGAATTCCTGCGCACCAGCGGGGTTCCGGTGCTCGCGGTGTGGGGCCGCAACGACGAGATCTTCGGCCCGGACGGCGCCCGCGCCTTCGCCCGCGACGCCGCGGATGCGGAGGTGCACCTGATCGACGGCGGACATTTCCTGCTGGAGAGCCACTTGGACGTCGTGGCGGGGTACCTCCGCGGTTTCCTCGGCAGGGTCCTGGGCCGTGGTCACGGGACGGAGCGGATCAGCTCGCGGGCGGGTCGTCCCGCTCGGTGA